A single Agrococcus sp. ARC_14 DNA region contains:
- a CDS encoding DUF2243 domain-containing protein gives MSTVPKRTAAQPWRNRSYWAALLLGIATMSAVDEIVFHQILAWHHFYDRATPDIALLSDGLLHAAELFAFVVGFFFMLDARRRRSFRGAAAWAGFLVGLGLFQLWDGIVDHKLLRLHQIRYGVELLPYDIAWNVAGGLLLLAGIVDDRAGAPRKSRGIRGASRSGSADGIGSWPMN, from the coding sequence ATGAGCACTGTCCCGAAGCGCACCGCAGCGCAGCCATGGCGCAACCGGTCGTACTGGGCGGCGCTCCTGCTTGGGATAGCCACGATGTCCGCGGTCGACGAGATCGTGTTCCATCAGATCCTGGCCTGGCACCATTTCTATGACCGCGCTACACCGGATATCGCATTGCTCTCGGACGGGCTGTTGCACGCGGCCGAGCTGTTCGCGTTCGTCGTCGGTTTCTTCTTCATGCTCGACGCGCGACGCCGCCGCTCGTTCCGGGGGGCGGCGGCTTGGGCAGGCTTCCTGGTCGGTCTCGGGCTGTTCCAGTTGTGGGACGGCATCGTCGATCACAAGCTCTTGCGGCTGCACCAGATCCGGTACGGGGTCGAGCTCTTGCCATATGACATCGCGTGGAATGTCGCGGGTGGGCTACTGCTCCTCGCCGGCATCGTGGACGATCGCGCTGGCGCGCCGCGGAAATCGCGCGGAATCCGCGGCGCCAGCCGGAGCGGATCCGCTGACGGCATCGGATCGTGGCCGATGAACTGA
- a CDS encoding thioredoxin domain-containing protein, translated as MTTRDITIETMDSTIAGDGMVLLDFWAAWCGPCRGFAPVFERAAAANPDIVFGKVDTEDQQQLAAAFRITSIPTLMAFRDGILVFSQPGALGLAQLDSLIAGVRALDMDDVRRQVAEQRATAEAP; from the coding sequence ATGACCACGCGTGACATCACCATCGAAACCATGGACTCGACCATCGCCGGCGACGGCATGGTGCTCCTCGATTTCTGGGCGGCATGGTGCGGCCCGTGCCGCGGCTTCGCGCCCGTCTTCGAGCGAGCCGCCGCCGCGAACCCCGACATCGTGTTCGGCAAGGTCGACACCGAGGACCAGCAGCAGCTGGCCGCGGCCTTCCGCATCACCTCCATCCCGACGCTCATGGCCTTCCGCGACGGCATCCTCGTCTTCTCGCAGCCCGGCGCGCTCGGTCTGGCCCAGCTCGACAGCCTCATCGCCGGCGTCCGCGCGCTCGACATGGACGACGTACGCCGCCAGGTCGCCGAGCAGCGCGCAACCGCCGAGGCCCCGTGA
- a CDS encoding DUF2892 domain-containing protein — MTSRSRAPVCAPGSIERVVQAAVGALTGAFALSNLHDPPLAIAATLGAAFLLTGAVRGGCPASLLARVSATAPEQNTLGIPEARQPLDPRSPH; from the coding sequence GTGACCTCCCGCAGCCGCGCACCGGTCTGCGCTCCGGGAAGCATCGAACGCGTCGTGCAGGCCGCCGTCGGCGCGCTGACTGGCGCGTTCGCGCTGAGCAACCTGCACGACCCGCCGCTCGCCATCGCGGCCACGCTCGGCGCTGCGTTCCTCCTCACCGGCGCAGTCCGTGGGGGGTGCCCGGCATCGCTGCTCGCGCGAGTCAGCGCCACCGCCCCGGAGCAGAACACGCTCGGCATCCCCGAAGCCCGGCAGCCGCTCGACCCGCGGAGCCCTCACTAG
- a CDS encoding siderophore-interacting protein yields the protein MSTPDRALRPPRPQHVLEVLRSERIAPSLVRVHLGGAGLATFTPNEFTDAYVKLHFVKPELGLEPPYDLAGLRETLAPEDLPVTRTYSVREVTADSIALDFVVHGDEGLAGPWAATVQPGELVAFGGPGGGYAPDPTADWHLFVGDETALPAIARAVESLPAGARGIAILEARDASEEIGISAPAGVEVRWLHRGAPRAETVGLLAATVAALDWPDGRVHAFVHGERESMKAMRDELFTRRGLERAQVSLSGYWAQGRTEDRFQAEKREPVGQILPSE from the coding sequence ATGAGCACTCCAGATCGCGCCCTGCGCCCGCCTCGACCGCAGCACGTCCTGGAGGTCCTCCGCAGCGAACGCATCGCGCCGAGCCTCGTGAGGGTGCACCTCGGCGGCGCCGGTCTCGCCACCTTCACGCCGAACGAGTTCACCGACGCCTACGTCAAGCTGCACTTCGTGAAGCCCGAGCTCGGCCTCGAGCCGCCCTACGACCTGGCTGGCCTGCGCGAGACGCTCGCTCCCGAAGACCTGCCCGTCACCCGCACCTACTCCGTGCGCGAGGTGACGGCCGACTCCATCGCCCTCGACTTCGTCGTGCACGGCGACGAGGGCCTCGCCGGACCATGGGCAGCCACCGTGCAGCCCGGGGAGCTCGTCGCGTTCGGCGGCCCCGGCGGCGGCTACGCGCCCGACCCGACGGCCGACTGGCATCTGTTCGTGGGCGACGAGACAGCGCTGCCCGCGATCGCCCGCGCCGTCGAGTCGCTGCCGGCGGGTGCACGCGGCATCGCCATCCTCGAGGCGCGGGATGCGTCGGAGGAGATCGGGATCAGCGCTCCGGCGGGCGTCGAGGTGCGATGGCTGCACCGAGGAGCGCCCCGCGCAGAGACGGTCGGGCTGCTGGCCGCGACCGTGGCGGCGCTGGACTGGCCGGACGGCCGCGTGCACGCATTCGTGCACGGCGAGCGCGAGTCGATGAAGGCGATGCGCGACGAGCTCTTCACGCGCCGCGGGCTGGAGCGGGCGCAGGTCTCACTCTCGGGCTACTGGGCTCAGGGCCGCACCGAAGACCGCTTCCAAGCAGAGAAGCGCGAGCCTGTGGGGCAGATCCTGCCGAGCGAGTGA
- a CDS encoding MBL fold metallo-hydrolase, translated as MLLERIYDEDLAQASYVIGCQATGEAIVIDPRRDVDEYVRLADKHGLRIAHVTETHIHADYLSGTRELAARTGARMHVSDEGGPDWTYGAGFDDADRMRDGDEIVVGNVTLRAVHSPGHTPEHLSFLVTDGAQAEEPGFMLTGDFVFVGDVGRPDLLDEAAGGIDTRFEGARQLFASLRDRFLTLPDYVQVLPAHGAGSACGKSLGAIAATTVGYERAFSWWAPYLAAEDERGFVRALLDGQPDAHAYFARMKSQNRTGPAVLHPRAPLPERSTGEVQHLLERDLAILVDTRDRRQVHDGTVVGSLNIPGAAKAATYGAWVYDPEAEHRPLVLLAADREEAERMRDHLVRVGIDAVDGFIRSLDGLELVQPRLLQPEELDGLVDAHLVDVRGSSEHAAGHIPGSAHLSGGRALWHLDALPPEGTVVTYCQSGVRNSVVASALRRAGVDVVELDGSYLGWLRTAGREPASN; from the coding sequence ATGCTGCTGGAGCGCATCTACGACGAGGACCTCGCACAGGCGAGTTACGTCATCGGCTGCCAGGCGACCGGCGAGGCGATCGTGATCGACCCCCGCCGCGACGTCGACGAGTACGTGCGACTGGCCGACAAGCACGGCCTGCGCATCGCGCACGTCACCGAGACCCATATCCACGCCGACTACCTCTCAGGCACCCGCGAGCTCGCGGCGCGCACCGGTGCTCGTATGCATGTCTCCGACGAGGGCGGACCCGACTGGACCTACGGCGCCGGCTTCGACGACGCCGACCGGATGCGCGACGGCGACGAGATCGTCGTCGGGAACGTGACGCTCCGCGCGGTGCACAGCCCCGGTCACACGCCCGAGCATTTGTCGTTCCTAGTGACCGACGGCGCGCAGGCCGAGGAGCCCGGCTTCATGCTCACCGGCGACTTCGTGTTCGTCGGCGATGTCGGCCGACCGGATCTGCTCGACGAGGCGGCCGGGGGCATCGACACACGCTTCGAAGGCGCCCGGCAGCTCTTCGCGAGCCTGCGCGATCGCTTCCTGACGCTGCCCGACTACGTCCAGGTGCTGCCGGCGCACGGTGCCGGCAGCGCGTGCGGCAAGTCGCTCGGCGCGATCGCGGCGACGACGGTCGGCTACGAGCGCGCGTTCTCGTGGTGGGCTCCCTACCTCGCCGCCGAAGACGAGCGGGGCTTCGTGCGGGCTCTGCTCGACGGGCAGCCCGACGCCCACGCGTACTTCGCCCGAATGAAGTCCCAGAACCGCACGGGCCCCGCGGTGCTCCACCCGCGCGCACCGCTTCCCGAGCGGTCCACTGGGGAGGTGCAGCACCTCCTGGAGCGCGACCTCGCGATCTTGGTCGACACTCGGGACCGCCGGCAGGTGCACGACGGCACCGTGGTCGGTTCCCTCAACATCCCGGGCGCAGCGAAGGCCGCGACCTACGGGGCGTGGGTCTACGATCCGGAGGCGGAGCACCGGCCGCTCGTGCTGCTTGCCGCCGACCGGGAGGAGGCGGAGCGGATGCGCGACCACCTCGTGCGGGTCGGCATCGACGCCGTCGACGGTTTCATCCGCTCCCTCGACGGGCTCGAGCTGGTGCAGCCCCGACTGCTGCAGCCAGAAGAGCTCGACGGCCTCGTCGACGCGCACCTCGTCGACGTACGCGGCAGCTCCGAGCACGCCGCGGGCCACATTCCCGGCTCCGCACACCTCAGCGGCGGCCGTGCGCTCTGGCACCTCGACGCGCTACCCCCCGAGGGCACCGTCGTGACGTACTGCCAGAGCGGCGTGCGCAACAGCGTCGTGGCCAGCGCACTGCGGCGAGCCGGCGTCGACGTCGTCGAGCTCGACGGCTCCTACCTGGGGTGGCTGCGGACGGCCGGGCGCGAGCCCGCAAGCAACTGA
- a CDS encoding DUF2243 domain-containing protein, whose product MLFGVGLVAFIDETVFHQLLHWHHFYDRGTPELGLVSAFDSLWSVFDVVIGAGSSRTSGERAKSMGCNAGRMSMLSPIASRAPRKPRWGSWTSVGKRGQLRSRASPATPRAGDFRIIACRRAAGAAHQSRWSMRQVRPNVPAPAGPERRGHVVMPGIDQLLAERVG is encoded by the coding sequence GTGCTGTTCGGGGTGGGCCTCGTCGCATTCATCGACGAGACCGTCTTCCACCAGTTGCTGCACTGGCACCACTTCTACGACCGCGGCACTCCCGAGCTCGGCCTGGTGTCGGCCTTCGATTCGCTGTGGAGCGTCTTCGACGTGGTCATCGGCGCCGGGAGTTCGCGGACGTCCGGCGAGCGCGCAAAAAGCATGGGGTGCAACGCTGGGCGCATGTCGATGCTGTCCCCTATTGCGAGCCGCGCGCCGCGCAAGCCGAGGTGGGGGAGCTGGACCTCAGTCGGGAAGCGCGGTCAGCTGCGTTCCCGGGCCTCGCCTGCAACGCCGCGCGCCGGCGACTTCCGGATCATCGCTTGCCGGCGGGCTGCGGGTGCGGCGCACCAATCTCGCTGGAGCATGCGGCAGGTCCGCCCGAACGTCCCGGCCCCAGCAGGCCCCGAACGCCGCGGCCACGTCGTCATGCCGGGAATCGATCAGCTCCTGGCCGAACGGGTCGGGTGA
- a CDS encoding metal-sensitive transcriptional regulator, which translates to MSTSPDIAAAHDPESKRKIVNRLRRAHGQLAAVIAAVEDEAHCRDVVQQLSAVSKAVDRAGFLVVAGALKECLAEEPGDGERIDELEKLFLSLA; encoded by the coding sequence ATGAGCACCAGCCCAGATATCGCCGCGGCGCACGACCCGGAGTCGAAGCGCAAGATCGTGAACCGGCTACGCCGCGCGCACGGCCAGCTCGCCGCCGTCATCGCGGCGGTCGAGGACGAGGCCCACTGCCGCGACGTCGTGCAGCAGCTCTCCGCCGTGTCGAAGGCCGTCGACCGCGCGGGTTTCCTCGTGGTCGCCGGCGCCCTGAAGGAGTGCCTAGCCGAGGAGCCGGGCGACGGCGAGCGCATCGACGAGCTGGAGAAGCTCTTCCTCTCGCTCGCTTAG
- a CDS encoding multicopper oxidase family protein: MEPITRRQALVLGACGAAGVVVGGLGLSSTGLPWTSPDATPSGLLAEPSSLRSRGGVLRTELVAAEHENEIAGRRALVLGYNGSVPASTWRVRPGDRIEVRLQNRLREPTNLHTHGLHVSPAGNGDNPLISLAPGEVFDYLFDIPRDHPSGVFWYHPHHHGNVADQIFGGLFGAIVVEDDALAVARERVLVISDISFAGGAVAAASEADRMMGREGDFLMVNGQLLPEIVARPRERERWRIVNACTARYLRLALPGQRLELLGIDSGHEPRPRAVDEVLLAPGNRADLLVTMQTGSAQLRTLGYDRGAAMMGGMMAGGGSSSGPALLAFVEVRGPDAAVLPAVPPRAPDADLRSHTPDARREISFTMTMGMGMPQQGGMMALGFDGRAFDAGRIDQRVGAETVEEWTIRNPTPMDHPFHLHVWPMQLIQVNGSAIDGTQWRDVVNVPAQGSVVVRIDFARFTGLTVYHCHILDHEDLGMMGTVKAAA; the protein is encoded by the coding sequence ATGGAGCCGATCACCCGCCGCCAGGCTCTGGTATTGGGCGCCTGCGGCGCCGCGGGCGTGGTGGTCGGTGGGCTCGGGCTCAGCAGCACGGGTCTGCCCTGGACCTCGCCCGATGCAACGCCCTCCGGGCTGCTGGCCGAGCCGAGCTCGCTGCGAAGCCGCGGGGGCGTGCTCCGCACCGAGCTGGTCGCCGCGGAGCACGAGAACGAGATAGCCGGCCGCAGGGCGCTCGTGCTCGGCTACAACGGCAGCGTCCCGGCCTCGACGTGGCGCGTGCGCCCGGGCGACCGCATCGAGGTCCGCCTCCAGAACCGCCTGCGCGAGCCGACCAATCTCCACACGCATGGGCTCCACGTCTCCCCGGCAGGGAACGGAGACAATCCCCTCATCAGCCTCGCACCCGGCGAGGTGTTCGACTACCTCTTCGACATCCCGCGCGACCACCCCAGCGGCGTGTTCTGGTATCACCCCCACCACCACGGCAACGTCGCCGATCAGATCTTCGGCGGCCTCTTCGGCGCCATCGTGGTCGAGGACGACGCGCTCGCGGTCGCCCGCGAGCGGGTGCTCGTGATCTCGGACATCTCGTTCGCCGGCGGAGCCGTCGCTGCCGCTTCGGAGGCAGATCGCATGATGGGCCGGGAGGGCGACTTCCTGATGGTCAACGGTCAACTGCTGCCCGAGATCGTCGCGCGGCCGCGGGAGCGAGAGCGCTGGCGGATCGTCAATGCCTGCACGGCGCGCTACCTCCGACTCGCGCTGCCTGGTCAGCGGCTGGAGCTCCTGGGCATCGACTCCGGGCACGAACCGCGGCCCCGCGCCGTCGATGAGGTCCTGCTGGCTCCCGGCAACAGGGCGGATCTCCTGGTGACGATGCAGACCGGAAGTGCCCAGCTGCGCACACTCGGCTACGACCGGGGCGCCGCCATGATGGGCGGGATGATGGCCGGCGGGGGCAGTTCCTCCGGCCCGGCGCTGCTCGCCTTCGTCGAAGTTCGCGGGCCCGACGCCGCGGTGCTGCCCGCCGTGCCCCCGCGCGCGCCCGACGCCGACCTGCGCTCGCACACGCCCGACGCGCGGCGCGAGATCTCCTTCACCATGACCATGGGCATGGGCATGCCGCAGCAGGGCGGGATGATGGCCCTGGGTTTCGACGGGCGCGCATTCGACGCGGGGCGCATCGATCAGCGCGTCGGCGCGGAGACCGTGGAGGAGTGGACGATCCGCAACCCCACGCCGATGGATCATCCGTTCCACCTGCACGTCTGGCCGATGCAGCTGATCCAGGTGAACGGATCGGCGATCGACGGCACCCAGTGGCGGGACGTCGTGAACGTCCCGGCTCAGGGCTCGGTCGTGGTGCGCATCGACTTCGCGCGGTTTACGGGCCTCACGGTCTACCACTGCCACATCCTCGATCACGAGGACCTCGGGATGATGGGAACGGTGAAGGCCGCCGCGTGA
- a CDS encoding ion transporter: MNHDPQPTAPHPAPASLRERVRSLVESAPFTRTITTLIVVNAIVLGLETSAPIVERWGELLHAVNLTVVIVFTIELVLKLWAYGWRFFRDGWNLFDLFVVVISWVPVAPGAQVLRVLRVLRVMRLLSQVRSMRRVVNALLASIPGIASIGGLLVVIGYVFVVASTMLYGTDRPQDFGDLGASTVSLFRLLNGDGWGEIVQPLSELQPSAWPFFMVYGVLTTFVVLNLFIAVTTEALNIQREAEDEQLEEHIEEHQDAVGERILAELAAVRAELALLRAERELDT; this comes from the coding sequence GTGAACCACGATCCGCAGCCGACTGCCCCGCATCCAGCCCCCGCATCGCTGCGCGAGCGCGTTCGCTCCCTCGTCGAATCGGCGCCATTCACGCGCACGATCACGACGCTCATCGTGGTCAATGCGATCGTGCTCGGACTCGAGACCTCCGCGCCCATCGTGGAGCGCTGGGGCGAGCTGCTGCACGCCGTCAACCTCACGGTGGTCATCGTCTTCACCATCGAGCTGGTGCTGAAGTTGTGGGCATACGGCTGGCGGTTCTTCCGCGATGGCTGGAACCTGTTCGACCTGTTCGTGGTGGTGATCTCCTGGGTGCCGGTCGCCCCGGGCGCGCAGGTGCTCCGCGTGCTGCGGGTGCTGCGCGTCATGCGCCTGCTCTCGCAGGTGCGATCGATGCGCCGGGTGGTGAACGCGCTGCTCGCGTCGATCCCGGGCATCGCCTCCATCGGCGGGCTGCTCGTCGTGATCGGCTACGTCTTCGTCGTCGCCTCGACGATGCTCTACGGAACGGATCGGCCGCAGGACTTCGGTGACCTCGGCGCATCCACCGTCTCCCTCTTCCGTCTCCTGAACGGCGACGGATGGGGTGAGATCGTGCAGCCGCTCTCGGAGCTCCAGCCGAGTGCCTGGCCCTTCTTCATGGTCTACGGCGTGCTCACGACGTTCGTGGTGCTCAACCTCTTCATCGCCGTGACGACCGAGGCGCTCAACATCCAGCGCGAGGCGGAGGACGAGCAGCTCGAGGAGCACATCGAGGAGCACCAGGATGCGGTCGGCGAGCGGATCCTCGCGGAGCTCGCCGCCGTGCGTGCAGAGCTGGCGCTGCTGCGCGCCGAGCGCGAGCTCGACACCTGA
- a CDS encoding transposase family protein, which yields MGSELSMATRREITKKYAREYATAAKKERGRMLDALVATTGWSRANARRQVQAASERKGPQRAVRRTPRPRTYGYDTLRLLIRIWMLAGQPSGKYLAATMALWLPKLEQHGEFGEDTHRLDDHTRAQLLTVSGATIDRLLKPTRDGMRLTGISGTKPGPLLRNSIQVRKAGDEHEQAPGFCELDLVLHCGPTLKGEFCRSLTVTCVHTGWTENRALKNGAHRWVLEAMPLIEQRLPFPLIGIDSDNGGEFINDALINWAGERDLFFTRARPYHSNDNAHVEQKNADIVRRFVFHYRYDTAMELRLLNELYDLVRIRFNMFTATTKAVGWRVNRNGKATRVYDKPRTPFQRVIDSGVLTDAKRAELEGIFDATNPAELTRRIVDIQTRLIHLAAAKTDVLSQTVSRANSDEARDQLSRAS from the coding sequence ATGGGCTCTGAGCTGTCGATGGCGACCAGGCGTGAGATCACCAAGAAGTACGCGCGCGAGTACGCGACGGCGGCGAAGAAGGAGCGCGGGCGAATGCTCGACGCGCTGGTCGCGACGACCGGCTGGTCACGCGCCAACGCTCGCCGGCAGGTGCAAGCTGCCAGCGAGCGGAAGGGGCCGCAACGGGCCGTGCGGCGCACGCCACGGCCGCGCACGTATGGCTATGACACGCTCCGCCTGCTGATCCGGATCTGGATGCTCGCCGGACAGCCCTCGGGAAAGTACCTGGCCGCGACGATGGCGCTCTGGCTGCCCAAGCTTGAGCAGCACGGCGAGTTCGGCGAGGACACGCACCGACTCGACGATCACACGCGCGCGCAGCTGCTGACCGTCTCGGGCGCGACGATCGACCGGCTGCTGAAGCCCACCCGTGACGGGATGCGGTTGACCGGCATCTCGGGCACCAAGCCGGGCCCGTTGCTGCGCAACTCGATCCAGGTCCGCAAGGCCGGCGACGAGCACGAGCAGGCACCGGGCTTCTGCGAGCTCGACCTGGTGTTGCATTGCGGGCCGACCCTCAAGGGCGAGTTCTGCCGCTCGCTGACGGTCACCTGCGTGCATACCGGCTGGACCGAGAACCGGGCGCTGAAGAACGGCGCACACCGCTGGGTGCTCGAAGCGATGCCGCTGATCGAGCAGCGGCTGCCGTTCCCGCTGATCGGCATCGACAGCGACAACGGCGGCGAGTTCATCAACGACGCCCTGATCAACTGGGCCGGCGAACGCGACCTGTTCTTCACCCGAGCCCGCCCGTACCACTCCAACGACAACGCGCACGTGGAGCAGAAGAACGCCGACATCGTCCGCCGGTTCGTGTTCCACTACCGCTACGACACCGCGATGGAGCTACGCCTGCTGAACGAGCTCTACGACCTGGTCCGGATCCGCTTCAACATGTTCACCGCCACCACCAAAGCGGTCGGCTGGCGCGTCAACCGCAACGGCAAAGCCACCCGCGTCTACGACAAGCCCCGCACCCCGTTCCAGCGGGTGATCGACAGCGGCGTGCTCACCGACGCCAAACGAGCCGAACTCGAGGGGATCTTCGACGCGACAAACCCGGCCGAGCTCACCCGCCGCATCGTCGACATCCAGACCCGCCTCATCCACCTCGCCGCCGCCAAGACCGACGTCCTCAGCCAGACCGTTTCGCGAGCAAATTCAGATGAGGCACGCGATCAACTTTCGCGAGCATCTTGA
- a CDS encoding SHOCT domain-containing protein, whose protein sequence is MLMGNWSGMGNWGGMGPGMGWVFLLLMIAGIAALVVLTVRLATGGLNRGDHRPPEPRGGSARAILDERYARGEIDHAEYDERVARLRDAP, encoded by the coding sequence ATGCTGATGGGCAACTGGAGCGGCATGGGCAACTGGGGCGGCATGGGCCCCGGAATGGGGTGGGTATTCCTGCTCTTGATGATCGCGGGCATCGCGGCGCTCGTCGTCCTGACGGTGCGGCTCGCGACCGGCGGTCTGAACCGCGGAGACCACCGGCCACCGGAACCGCGAGGCGGATCGGCGCGCGCCATTCTCGACGAGCGCTACGCGCGTGGCGAGATCGACCACGCTGAGTACGACGAGCGAGTCGCACGCCTGCGCGACGCTCCTTGA
- a CDS encoding sulfite exporter TauE/SafE family protein — MTLSATIAVLALAVLVGISLGLLGGGGSILTVPILTAVGGVDPRSAIASSLLVVGTTSAIGLLQDARAGRVRWRVGLVFGAAGVVGALGGGLLGGMLPPGVLMVLLAGTMIAAAVAMLRRRPRHDQAEPARPRIAQVLMLGAAVGTLAGLVGAGGGFLIVPALILLAGLPASAAIGTSLLVIAMQSLAGLAAQPALPDIPWALVLPFTAIAVAGSFLGSVLTGRIPEQALRTGFAVLVLAVAVALLVQQLALHLPLT; from the coding sequence ATGACGCTGAGCGCCACCATCGCCGTACTGGCGCTCGCCGTACTGGTCGGCATCAGCCTCGGCCTGCTGGGCGGCGGTGGCTCGATCCTCACCGTGCCCATCCTCACCGCCGTCGGCGGCGTGGACCCGCGATCCGCCATCGCGTCGTCGCTGCTCGTCGTCGGCACGACGAGCGCGATCGGCCTGCTGCAGGATGCTCGCGCGGGCCGCGTCCGCTGGCGTGTCGGCCTGGTCTTCGGAGCGGCCGGTGTCGTGGGCGCGCTCGGCGGCGGGCTGCTCGGCGGCATGCTGCCTCCGGGCGTGCTCATGGTGCTGCTCGCCGGCACGATGATCGCCGCCGCGGTGGCCATGCTTCGCCGGCGTCCTCGCCACGACCAGGCGGAGCCCGCGCGGCCGCGCATCGCTCAAGTCCTCATGCTCGGAGCAGCCGTCGGCACGCTCGCCGGGCTGGTCGGCGCGGGCGGCGGGTTCCTCATCGTCCCCGCGCTGATCCTGCTCGCCGGCCTGCCCGCATCGGCAGCGATCGGCACGTCCCTGCTCGTCATCGCTATGCAGTCGCTCGCCGGGCTCGCCGCACAGCCAGCACTGCCCGACATCCCCTGGGCGCTGGTGCTGCCCTTCACAGCAATCGCCGTCGCCGGCTCCTTCCTCGGCTCGGTGCTCACCGGCCGCATCCCCGAACAGGCACTGCGCACCGGATTCGCGGTGCTCGTGCTCGCCGTGGCCGTCGCGCTGCTCGTGCAGCAGCTCGCGCTCCACCTACCGCTCACCTGA
- a CDS encoding rhodanese-like domain-containing protein: MTRTQLVGLAGLALAAVTTGCAATPPASVALPADAVVIDVRTAREFASGHLDGAVLLDVSNGDLAAALPLLDPDAPYFVHCRSGSRSAQAVALMREAGFADVTDLGALESASAATGLAIER; this comes from the coding sequence ATGACCAGAACCCAGCTCGTCGGCCTCGCCGGCCTCGCGCTCGCCGCCGTCACGACAGGCTGCGCGGCGACGCCCCCTGCCAGCGTCGCCCTACCAGCAGACGCCGTCGTCATCGACGTGCGCACCGCGCGCGAGTTCGCATCCGGTCACCTCGACGGCGCCGTCCTCCTCGACGTATCGAACGGCGACCTCGCCGCCGCACTGCCCTTGCTCGACCCTGATGCGCCCTACTTCGTCCACTGCAGGTCCGGCAGCCGGTCAGCCCAGGCGGTCGCGCTCATGCGCGAGGCCGGCTTCGCGGACGTCACCGACCTCGGCGCGCTCGAGAGCGCGTCCGCGGCGACCGGCCTCGCGATCGAGCGCTGA
- a CDS encoding DUF302 domain-containing protein encodes MSYGITTTVALPFDEAVTAIRAALATQGFGVLTEIDMAATLKAKLDVDMPSQVILGACNPPLALRALQAEESIGLLLPCNVTVRDAGDGTSLVEALDPKVMVDVTGNEALRAVADEAADRLGAALAEVGSGNE; translated from the coding sequence ATGAGTTACGGCATCACCACGACAGTCGCCCTCCCCTTCGACGAAGCGGTCACCGCGATCCGCGCGGCGCTCGCCACGCAGGGATTCGGCGTGCTGACCGAGATCGACATGGCAGCGACGCTCAAGGCGAAGCTTGACGTCGACATGCCGTCGCAGGTGATCCTGGGCGCGTGCAATCCTCCCCTTGCGCTCCGCGCGCTCCAGGCGGAGGAGTCCATCGGACTGCTGCTCCCCTGCAACGTCACGGTGCGCGACGCCGGCGACGGCACGTCGCTCGTCGAGGCGCTCGACCCGAAGGTCATGGTCGACGTCACCGGGAACGAGGCGCTGCGAGCGGTTGCAGACGAAGCGGCGGACCGCCTGGGCGCAGCGCTCGCCGAAGTCGGCAGCGGCAACGAGTGA